In a genomic window of Aricia agestis chromosome 2, ilAriAges1.1, whole genome shotgun sequence:
- the LOC121737027 gene encoding mushroom body large-type Kenyon cell-specific protein 1-like — translation MFVLKALVLSAVCACVYSQGYDRPNTTPVPILKQINKQNDDGSYSFGYEAADGSFKIETKYPNGDVAGKYGYVDADGKVREVSYGASSQRGFEPQGTGIMVPPPTLNDPKTNALTDGQEDDGQYREDPRIYEDSKYNGRTGARPSSSFNFKQPAARQQFQSSDFQTQDYQPQAPAYQPRPQYQQTYQPAPQKSLFTQSNLFDQAPQQFSQPQQPRFNQDFRPQSQIYHQQPQFSYQSYTPQQQYQNYQPQPQTYQNNLDFNPFAGHPAQNFDPSTGSYSINFTG, via the exons GCGTTGGTGCTCAGCGCTGTGTGCGCCTGCGTTTACTCTCAGGGGTACGACAGACCCAACACTACCCCGGTGCCCATCCTCAAGCAGATCAACAAGCAAAACGACGACGGCTCCTACAGCTTCGGCTACGAGGCCGCCGACGGCTCCTTCAAGATCGAGACCAAGTACCCGAACGGGGACGTCGCCGGCAAATACGGATACGTTGACGCCGACGGCAAAGTGCGAGAGGTGTCCTACGGCGCGAGCAGCCAGCGAGGATTTGAGCCACAAG GAACCGGAATAATGGTGCCACCACCCACCCTCAACGATCCCAAGACGAACGCTCTCACCGACGGCCAAGAGGACGACGGACAGTACAGAGAGGATCCCAGGATATACGAGGACTCCAAATACAACGGCAGAACCGGCGCTCGACCCTCCAGCTCCTTCAACTTCAAGCAGCCTGCAGCCAGACAGCAGTTCCAGTCCTCCGACTTCCAGACCCAGGACTACCAACCGCAGGCGCCCGCTTACCAGCCCAGACCTCAATACCAGCAGACTTACCAGCCCGCCCCGCAGAAGTCCCTGTTCACTCAGAGCAACCTGTTCGACCAGGCTCCCCAGCAGTTCAGCCAGCCCCAGCAGCCGCGATTCAACCAGGACTTCAGACCCCAGAGCCAGATCTACCACCAGCAGCCGCAGTTCTCCTACCAGTCGTACACGCCGCAGCAGCAGTACCAAAACTACCAGCCCCAGCCCCAGACTTACCAGAACAACCTGGACTTCAACCCCTTCGCTGGTCACCCCGCTCAGAACTTCGATCCTAGCACCGGCTCCTACTCTATCAACTTCACCGGTTag